From the Equus asinus isolate D_3611 breed Donkey chromosome 9, EquAss-T2T_v2, whole genome shotgun sequence genome, the window TTGGAAGGCTGGCGGACACTGTACCCAGGCCCCCCATCAGTCCTCACCTCCAAGCCCACAGATGGTTCTCCATGGGTGGGGAGGATCCCGCTGAGGCTCTGAGCAATGAGGTGAGGTTGTCCTTTGTTGCGGCTGCCCGAGGTGATCTCAAGGACTCTGTCTTCAGTCTCATTCCCTCATGGTGTAGTCACACTTTAGGCCtggcttccctcttcctcctgcccaggCTGAGGAGAGGATTGAGGGTGGGAGAAGGGGACCAAACAGTAACAACACCCCACCCCCTAATCTCCACAGATCCTACAGCAAGCAGAGGGCAGCCATTGAACGAGAGTATGGGCAGGTATGGGATGCCTTTCTCTGGACCTTCCCTTTTGTTCTACACTACCAGCAGTGTCCCTCCACACATACCCCTCTTCTGGTCAAGTGCAAATTTGTAGAGTCAGGCAGATTTGTGTCAAATCTCTGCTGTGCTACTttttagctttgtgaccttgggaagttATTTAGCcattcttggcctcagtttctttctctatgaaatggtaataataataattgtacctTCATgtagggttgttgtaaagatggaataagttaatgtatgtaaagcacttagcaaagTGAGTGGCACATAATATGCATCCAGTGAATGGCATTATTATACTTTGATCCCATATTCTCCCAGTTGGGAAGTTTGAAAGGGAACTGGGTCTGTGATGGCTTTCCCACCAGGCACTCCAGAAACTGGCTGGGCCATTCCTGAAGAGAGAAGGACAGCGGAGTGGGGAGATGGACAGCAGGCGAGTCCCATGAAGGAGGGGGGCAAGTGGCCAAGAAGGGACGAGGAGCTCGACCCCAGAACCTATGGGGATGAGGGCCcagtggtgggggagggcacgtGAGCTCGAGGTAGAGCTGACACAGCAGCGGGAGAGAAGCTGACCCGGCAAGGACACTGTGGGTAGGGGGTGGAGGGCATGAGTGATCCTTGTGGCTGAGCTAATGGGCTGATCGATTGATGGGCTCCTAGACGAGGGGGGATGGGAAAGCACTCTGTCTCCCATGGTgtttggggcagggctgggggtctCATGAAGCTTTAGAGTGCTCCCCTCCTCAACATAGACATTCTCTGGGGAGAGGCAGGATGGTGTTTGGTGCCTGGCGCTGCCTGCTGGATGCCACCGTGGCTGGGGGCCAAGCCCGGCTCCAGGCGTCCGACCGATACCGTGACCTGGCAGGGGGCACAGGGCGGAGTGCCAAGGAGCAGGTGCTTAGGAAGGTATGGCTCAGTGGATGGGATGAAGGAAGGGCTGGCTTGGGGCTGGAGGTGGTCTGTGTTAGGACATTGTGTGTCTATACCCCTAGGGAGCGGAGAACCTCCAGAGAGCGCAGGCTGAGGTGCTGCAGTCTGTCAGGGAGCTGAGCCGAAGTCAGAAGCTGTATGGGCAGCGGGAACGCGTGTGGGCCTTGGCACAGGAGAAGGCGGCTGATGTCCAGGCCAGGTGGGGTCATGGGGAGTTAGGAAGCCTGGGTGAGGGTCGGGGTGGAGCCGAGGCACCAAGGCTGGTCCTGACCCCACTCCACTTCCTCTCCTGCACAGGCTGAACCGAAGTGACCATGGGCTCTTCCACACCAGGACCAGCCTCCAGAAACTCAGCACTAAGGTTTGGGGGTTGCAGGCATGAGTAGGAGGCAGGAAAGAGGTGGGCAGAGTAGTTTAGTGCTTTGGAACCCAGGGGCATAAGTCTGAGAGACTGGGTTGAATCGAGGCTCCCCTGCTTCCTAAATGTGTAACCTTGGTTAACTAACtggatctctctgagcctcattttcttcatctataaaatggaaatagtacttttcttcttcattcctttaatatgcatttattgaGGACTTCTGTGTATGGGCACTGCTCTAAACACTGGGATGCAGTGGAGAACACTACCAATGGAGTTGCTGCTCTCACAGCCTGTTGAGGGGAGACAgatagtaaataaacaaataaataattagagtaaatgaaaataaaacaaagtgctATGATAAAGGGTAACAGGAGTGTAATTTAGAGAGAAAGCCGCTCTGAGCAGGTGACCTGAGTGTTAAGGAGCCAGCCAAAGATCTAGGGGAAGAACGTTCCGGGGAGAGGAAATGGTGAGTGCAGAGGCTCTGAGTGGGAACTTTGTAGGCTCAGGGAACTgagagaaggccagtgtggctggagcactgTGAGCAAAGGGCCGAGCACTGTGAAAAGAGGTCAGAGAGGTTGCAGGGGGCAGCTTATGTTGGACCTGGTAGACCACAGTAAGGAGCAgttgggattttattttaaatgtatgcaGATACCACTAGAGGATTTTGAGCAGGAGTTGTATGTAAAATTTTCAGTGTAGTGCCAGGCATCTCAATAATGTGAGAATCCATTCTGGATCTGGGTTGACCTTGGAAGGACCCCAAGGGTCCAGGGCTCCCTTTTGACACTCTTTTCCCCTCCTAGCTGTCCGCTCAGTCAGCCCAGTACTCCCAGCAGCTGCGAGTGGCCCGCAATGAGTACCTGCTCAACTTGGCAGCCACAAATGCCCACCTTGACCACTACTACCAGGAGGAACTGCCGACCCTGCTCAAGGCCAGTCCCAGCCCAGATACCTGTGCTTCTCAACAACAAGGGGGGAGGGCTTCTCCCTGCTTCCCACCACTATGAGGCTGGGCGGTGCTAGGGAACTAGCCTGCTTAGGGTGGGGAGAAGATGCATACTTGGGTTCTGGTTCTGATTCTGCTTCAAGCTGGCTGCATGACATTGTGCAGGACACTTAACCCCTCTGAACTCCAGATTCCTCATCAGGGATAACCTCTGCTCTACCTACTTTATAAGACTAATGGGGCTCAAGGGAGAGAATGGATGTGAAAGTGCTTTTTAAACTGCTAAGTGCTTTGTACACAAGGGCCTATTATTAGAAGCAATATAATGTCTTATTCCTTCCGTCTTTCCCATACTTCATGCCTATCACCCATCCAAACCTGGACAGAGACACTGCTTTGCAGTAGAGGCCTAGGGGGTGGCCAGGTGTCAGTGTCTTAGGTTTCTCTCCAGGCCCTGGTCAGCGAGCTGTTGGAACACTTGAGGGACCCCCTCACCTTACTGAGCCGCACTGATCTGGAAGCTGCAGAGACGGCCCTGGAGCATGCCCACCGCGGGGGGCAGGCAACCTCCCAGGTGAGGGCTGTGCCCTGTAAGAGCTCCCCAGAGATCCTTTTTACCTTTCTCCCCTAACACAGACCACCCACTGCATGTCTGCCCTTTTCCTTCTCACCTTTCTTCCATGAGAGGCTGGGGACAGACTTGGAGAGGAAGCCAGTGAGTGACTGACTTTTTCCAACCCCCAGGTAAGCTGGGAGGAGGATCTGAAGCTCTTTCTTCAGGAGCCTGGAGTATTTTCCCCCACACCACCTCAGCAGTTTCAGCCAGCAGGGACGGATCAGGTGAGACCTCCCTGCTCGTTGGAACCAGGCCAAATGTAAAGGGGACTGTGGTTTAGGCCTCCTCCCCCATTATCTTTGTCCTGATATTGACTTAGCAGCTGTTAAACTGTGGAGAGGGTGTTTCAGAACTCCAGTTCACTGCCCTCCCACCAGGACACAAATTAACACACTTCATTCCACCTTTCTGTCCCTTCAGTGACTATCCTCTTCATTCCACCTCTGTCTCTCCACCCAGATCCCATTCCTGGgactctctgtgtctgtgtgtccacaTGGACACACACCTGTGTCCATGGACATAAGTGTGTGCCCCACCTCTTTGTCTCTGTCCCTGGAGGtcaggacagagagaggaaaacaaagaggGAACTGGAGGGAAGAGGGGTAGAGAAGGAGCAGCATCAGGCCCTCCTCACATTACCCCGGTCATCAGGTGTGTGTCCTGGAGCTGGAGGGGGGCGCAGGAAGCATGCCTGGGGAGAGCAGCCTGGAGAAAGAGGTTCAGCGCTGGACGAGCCGAGCTGCCCGTGACTACAAGATCCAGAACCACGGGCATCGGGTGAGGTGGGGGGTGCAGAGGTCGTGGGTGGGCAAGAAGAGCTGAGAGCTGGGGATCCTGGAGTCACTGGGGATGTCTTGGGActgcaggcaggaggggagggaaagacaTTTTAAGCCAACAGTGTGGTACAGTGGTTTAGAGCACAGCTTTTGGAGTTAGACCCACCTGGGTGCAAATCCTGCTCTGTTACTTCCAGTTATGTAACCATGAGTAAGgcagtgacttaacctctctggacctcagtttcctcatcattaAAGTGGGGCTAATGATAGCACCCTCCTCATAGGGAAGATTAAACGACATAATTCGTGTGAAGCAACTAGCAAAGTGCAGGTCCACAGTAAGTAGTGTCCCCATAGTATCTCCACCCACCCCTGTCCTCTGCCTTCCCAACCAGGTGCTGCAGCGGCTGGAGCAGAGGCGGCAGCAGGCTACGGAGCGAGAGGCTCCAGGCATAGAACAGCGGTTGCAGGAAGTGAGGGAGAGCATCAGGCGGGCACAGGTGAGGTAAAGCCCTGGGGGATAGGGCCACTGAGATCCCACCTCCTCAGGCAACACTCCCCTCCACTCCTCTGTCTCATGACGAGGAGGGGGGAGGCAGGAAGTAGAGAGTGGACGTATTTGGGGAGGCTCCACTCACCTCCCAAAGGCAGGCCCAGCCATAGCCTTGATTGAGCCCTCTTCCCCATGCCAGGTGAGCCAGGTGAAGGGGGCTGCCCGGCTGGCCCTGCTGCAGGGGGCTGGCCTAGATGTGCAGCACTGGCTGAAGCCAGCCATGACCCAGGCTCAGGATGAGGTGGAGCAGGAGCGACGGCTCAGTGAGGCTCGGCTGTCCCAGAGGGACCTCTCTCCCACGGTAAGCCCCCTCCACTGCCTACCCATACACACCCTGGAGGGTAAAACTCCTCAGTGGAAGGCAGACCCTGTAAAGTGGGAATCCCAACAGTACCTAACTCAGAGGATGGTTGTGAGGCGTAAATGAAATCATTTAAGTGTAATTCTTTGCATCGTTTGTAGCATATAGAGTCCTCAACaaacttttataatgaaaataggATGCTGGTTATGAACTGAGGTTCTAGGAGCAAGACTGTAAGGGTTCAAGTACCAGCCACTCgcttactagttgtgtgatcttggaaaGTGACTTAACcgttctgagccttagtttcctcataagTAAAATGAGGTTAATAGTTATGCAAAATAACCCTGGGTTAGTATACATCATATGTGACATACATAAGATACTTAgcattgtgcctggcacacagtaagcacaaACACTGTGAGTCTGCCGTTATTGGTAGTGTTACCCTGCTCCGTGGTGATTTTGCTTGTGATACATGGTGAACTACCTTGGAGGAGGATCTGCTGCATTCTTTAAGGGTAGGATGGAGGAGTGGGAGACACAATGGATGCTTGAGAGCAGGCCCTGCAATGATGTCTGTTCTCTGCCCCCTTCAGGCTGAGGATGCTGAGCTCTCTGACTTTGAGGAATGTGAGGAGACAGGGGAGCTCTTTGAGGAGCCCGCCCCCCCAGCCCTTGCCACCAGGCCCCTCCCCTGTCCGGCACATGTTGTGTTTGGCTATCAGGTGTGAATGGGGGTGGGGACCTCAGATGGGCAGGGATGGGGGACAGCCAAGTTCTGAATCCTTCCTTGTGGGGCCCAGGCAGGGCGTGAGGACGAGCTGACCATCACAGAGGGCGAGTGGCTGGAGGTCATAGAGGAGGGAGATGCTGACGAATGGGTTAAGGTGGGTATGGACCCGGGGCTTTGACCTTgacaggggagagggaggcaggagggacttCTCTGTGGCCTGCAAGGACCCAGCCAGGCAAAGCTAGAACCCTGTGTGGAGGAGGGCCAGGGCTGTGGACTGCTGAGGCAAGTCTGCTGTCTCTTCACATTGCTGGGTGAGCAGGCTCGGAACCAGCATGGCGAGGTAGGCTTTGTCCCTGAGCGGTATCTCAACTTCCCGGACTTCTCCTTCCCTGAGAGCGGCCATGACAGCGAGAATCCCTCGGGGGCAGAACCCACAGGTAGGAAAGGGAAATTCTGGGTCAGGGGACCCTAGGTATGGAAAAGAGTTACTGAGTAGTTGTTGCCCTGGGTGTCATGGTCCTGAGCACCACCAcccaccacctcccctccccttctctcctgggcttcgGCAGCGTTCCTAGCCCGCGCCCTGTACAGCTACGCAGGACAGAGCGCAGAGGAGCTGAGCTTCCCTGAGGGGGCGCTCATCCGCCTGCTGCCCCGGGCCCAGGATGGAGTGGATGACGGCTTCTGGAGGGGAGAATTTGGGGGCCATGTTGGGGTCTTCCCCTCTCTGCTGGTTGAGGAGCTGCTTGGCCCTCCAGGGCCATCTGAACTCTCAGATCCTGAACAGGTGAGGCTTTCTTCTCTCTGGGTCCGCCAGGCATCTCTGGGTTGACCCTCCTACCGTAGTGAGGTCCCAGATTCATCTTaatcccccctcccctctccaggtTTACCTCCTATAGAGGCTTGAGCCTCCCCATCTCCTTTGGCTGGGTAAAGAAAAGGGAAACTAAGGCAGTCTTCATTAAGAGTTTGGTGGAGAGAGCTGGGTAGATCTGAGTTCAGATTCCTATTGCATTATGTTGGGCAGGCATTTAATCTCTGGGcttatttcttcatgtgtaaaacagggataataatactCACTTCTTCAGGCTACCTATTCTGATCAGAGGTAATGGAGGTCAAGCCCTGAGCACAGTGGCCCACAGGAGGTGCTTTCACATAGGGTACCTATTGTTGTAATGCAGCAGGAAGAACAGAGGAGTGCGAGCCAGGAGACCTGGGCCAGGACTCTCCACTAACTGGCTCCATGATTTCGAATAGATGGCTTAACCTGAATCTCATCTCTAACATAGGAATCATAAAAATCCCCACCTCACAGGGTGGTagtgaggaatgaatgaattagtgcATTTGAAGTGCTAGCAGAATGTCTGGGACATAGCAAGTGCCAGTACATATTGGCTGTTAAAATGTGTATCAGCTACAACCCACCCAGATACAAGCATTTGGCCACTGTCTGTACTGGGGAGAGATGGGACAGGAATTGAAGATGGGATGAGAGGAAAAGCTGGTGAAACCTTCCTACATGCTAGGAATAACTCTGTGTCCCCCTCATCCCCAGATGCTGccatccccttctcctcccagcttctcccctcctccacccacctcTGCCTTGGAGGGGCCCCCTGCACCTGTCCTACCTGGGGGTGAGTAGAGGGAATTGGGGGCTCtgggaggggaagaggcaggaaggaggaggaagcttGGGACTCCTGGGTTACACTTGGCTCTTCTGCCTGCCCTTGGGAACCTCCTCCGTTAGGCTCACTGAAGCATGATGGTGGGAAGAGtttgggctttggagc encodes:
- the FCHSD1 gene encoding F-BAR and double SH3 domains protein 1 isoform X2, producing the protein MQPPPRKVKPAQEVKLRFLEQLNILQTRQQREADLLEDIRSYSKQRAAIEREYGQALQKLAGPFLKREGQRSGEMDSRHSLGRGRMVFGAWRCLLDATVAGGQARLQASDRYRDLAGGTGRSAKEQVLRKGAENLQRAQAEVLQSVRELSRSQKLYGQRERVWALAQEKAADVQARLNRSDHGLFHTRTSLQKLSTKLSAQSAQYSQQLRVARNEYLLNLAATNAHLDHYYQEELPTLLKALVSELLEHLRDPLTLLSRTDLEAAETALEHAHRGGQATSQVSWEEDLKLFLQEPGVFSPTPPQQFQPAGTDQVCVLELEGGAGSMPGESSLEKEVQRWTSRAARDYKIQNHGHRVLQRLEQRRQQATEREAPGIEQRLQEVRESIRRAQVSQVKGAARLALLQGAGLDVQHWLKPAMTQAQDEVEQERRLSEARLSQRDLSPTAEDAELSDFEECEETGELFEEPAPPALATRPLPCPAHVVFGYQAGREDELTITEGEWLEVIEEGDADEWVKARNQHGEVGFVPERYLNFPDFSFPESGHDSENPSGAEPTAFLARALYSYAGQSAEELSFPEGALIRLLPRAQDGVDDGFWRGEFGGHVGVFPSLLVEELLGPPGPSELSDPEQMLPSPSPPSFSPPPPTSALEGPPAPVLPGDQDLDCPGPLDMMAPRLRPMRPPPPPPAKAPDPGHPDPLT
- the FCHSD1 gene encoding F-BAR and double SH3 domains protein 1 isoform X3 codes for the protein MQPPPRKVKPAQEVKLRFLEQLNILQTRQQREADLLEDIRSYSKQRAAIEREYGQALQKLAGPFLKREGQRSGEMDSRMVFGAWRCLLDATVAGGQARLQASDRYRDLAGGTGRSAKEQVLRKGAENLQRAQAEVLQSVRELSRSQKLYGQRERVWALAQEKAADVQARLNRSDHGLFHTRTSLQKLSTKLSAQSAQYSQQLRVARNEYLLNLAATNAHLDHYYQEELPTLLKALVSELLEHLRDPLTLLSRTDLEAAETALEHAHRGGQATSQVSWEEDLKLFLQEPGVFSPTPPQQFQPAGTDQVCVLELEGGAGSMPGESSLEKEVQRWTSRAARDYKIQNHGHRVLQRLEQRRQQATEREAPGIEQRLQEVRESIRRAQVSQVKGAARLALLQGAGLDVQHWLKPAMTQAQDEVEQERRLSEARLSQRDLSPTAEDAELSDFEECEETGELFEEPAPPALATRPLPCPAHVVFGYQAGREDELTITEGEWLEVIEEGDADEWVKARNQHGEVGFVPERYLNFPDFSFPESGHDSENPSGAEPTAFLARALYSYAGQSAEELSFPEGALIRLLPRAQDGVDDGFWRGEFGGHVGVFPSLLVEELLGPPGPSELSDPEQMLPSPSPPSFSPPPPTSALEGPPAPVLPGDQDLDCPGPLDMMAPRLRPMRPPPPPPAKAPDPGHPDPLT
- the FCHSD1 gene encoding F-BAR and double SH3 domains protein 1 isoform X1, with protein sequence MQPPPRKVKPAQEVKLRFLEQLNILQTRQQREADLLEDIRSYSKQRAAIEREYGQALQKLAGPFLKREGQRSGEMDSRHSLGRGRMVFGAWRCLLDATVAGGQARLQASDRYRDLAGGTGRSAKEQVLRKGAENLQRAQAEVLQSVRELSRSQKLYGQRERVWALAQEKAADVQARLNRSDHGLFHTRTSLQKLSTKLSAQSAQYSQQLRVARNEYLLNLAATNAHLDHYYQEELPTLLKALVSELLEHLRDPLTLLSRTDLEAAETALEHAHRGGQATSQVSWEEDLKLFLQEPGVFSPTPPQQFQPAGTDQVCVLELEGGAGSMPGESSLEKEVQRWTSRAARDYKIQNHGHRVLQRLEQRRQQATEREAPGIEQRLQEVRESIRRAQVSQVKGAARLALLQGAGLDVQHWLKPAMTQAQDEVEQERRLSEARLSQRDLSPTAEDAELSDFEECEETGELFEEPAPPALATRPLPCPAHVVFGYQAGREDELTITEGEWLEVIEEGDADEWVKARNQHGEVGFVPERYLNFPDFSFPESGHDSENPSGAEPTAFLARALYSYAGQSAEELSFPEGALIRLLPRAQDGVDDGFWRGEFGGHVGVFPSLLVEELLGPPGPSELSDPEQMLPSPSPPSFSPPPPTSALEGPPAPVLPGDSATVLSAGDNSSEQNSLKTDFFPDQDLDCPGPLDMMAPRLRPMRPPPPPPAKAPDPGHPDPLT